In Vibrio celticus, one genomic interval encodes:
- the gnd gene encoding decarboxylating NADP(+)-dependent phosphogluconate dehydrogenase yields the protein MKGDIGVIGLAVMGQNLILNMNDHGFKVVAHNRTAAKVDEFLEGPAKGTNIVGAYSLEELVEKLEAPRKVMLMVRAGDVVDTFIENLIPLLDEGDIIIDGGNTNYPDTNRRVAHCREKGIHFIGTGVSGGEEGARFGPSIMPGGAAEAWEAVKPIFQGISAKTDAGEPCCDWVGNDGAGHFVKMVHNGIEYGDMQLITEAYQFMKDGLGMSADEMQAVFADWNKTELDSYLVEITADILGYKDEDGEALVEKILDTAGQKGTGKWTGINALDLGIPLTLISESVFSRCLSALKDQRVEAEALFEKTITPVEGDKQEWVDALRQALLASKIISYAQGFMLMREASNENGWDLNYGNVALMWRGGCIIRSAFLGNIRDAYEANPDIAFLGSDEYFKNILQGSLVAWRKVAAKSLESGIPMPCTISALSFLDGYTTARLPANLLQAQRDYFGAHTYERTDRPRGEFFHTNWTGTGGDTASTTYDV from the coding sequence ATGAAAGGTGATATCGGTGTAATTGGCCTAGCAGTAATGGGTCAGAACCTTATCCTAAACATGAACGACCACGGCTTCAAAGTTGTGGCTCATAACCGTACTGCTGCTAAAGTAGACGAGTTCCTAGAAGGCCCAGCTAAAGGTACTAACATCGTTGGTGCTTACTCTCTAGAAGAGTTAGTTGAGAAGCTAGAAGCACCACGTAAAGTGATGCTTATGGTTCGTGCTGGTGACGTTGTAGATACGTTCATCGAAAACCTAATCCCACTTCTAGACGAAGGCGACATCATCATTGATGGTGGTAACACTAACTACCCAGACACTAACCGTCGTGTAGCGCATTGTCGTGAGAAAGGCATCCACTTCATCGGTACTGGTGTATCTGGTGGTGAAGAAGGTGCTCGTTTCGGTCCTTCAATCATGCCAGGTGGCGCGGCTGAAGCTTGGGAAGCGGTTAAGCCAATCTTCCAAGGTATCTCTGCAAAAACTGACGCTGGTGAGCCTTGTTGTGACTGGGTTGGTAACGACGGTGCTGGTCACTTCGTTAAGATGGTACACAACGGCATCGAATACGGTGACATGCAGCTTATCACTGAAGCATACCAGTTCATGAAAGATGGCCTAGGTATGTCTGCTGACGAGATGCAAGCAGTATTCGCTGACTGGAACAAGACTGAACTAGACAGCTACCTAGTTGAAATCACTGCTGACATCCTTGGCTACAAAGATGAAGACGGTGAAGCGCTAGTTGAGAAGATCCTAGACACTGCAGGCCAAAAAGGTACTGGTAAGTGGACTGGTATTAACGCACTAGACCTAGGTATCCCACTAACTCTAATCTCTGAGTCTGTATTCTCTCGTTGCCTGTCTGCGCTTAAAGACCAACGTGTTGAAGCTGAAGCTTTGTTTGAGAAGACAATCACTCCAGTTGAAGGCGACAAGCAAGAGTGGGTTGATGCACTACGTCAAGCTCTACTGGCTTCTAAGATCATCTCTTACGCTCAAGGTTTCATGCTAATGCGTGAAGCGTCGAACGAAAATGGCTGGGACCTAAACTACGGTAACGTAGCGCTAATGTGGCGTGGTGGTTGTATCATCCGTTCTGCATTCCTAGGCAACATCCGTGATGCGTACGAAGCAAACCCAGACATCGCGTTCCTAGGTTCTGACGAGTACTTCAAAAACATCCTACAAGGCAGCCTAGTGGCATGGCGTAAAGTAGCAGCGAAATCTCTAGAGTCTGGTATCCCAATGCCATGTACGATTTCTGCGCTATCTTTCCTAGACGGTTACACAACTGCACGTCTACCAGCGAACCTGCTTCAAGCTCAACGTGACTACTTCGGTGCTCACACTTACGAGCGTACTGACCGTCCACGTGGTGAATTTTTCCACACAAACTGGACTGGTACAGGCGGCGACACTGCTTCTACAACTTACGACGTATAA
- the pgl gene encoding 6-phosphogluconolactonase produces MINHKIFATPELVVENLANEMKAYSEQGKPVHISLSGGSTPKMLFKLLAQAPYAEGIQWNNLHFWWGDERCVAPDDAESNFGEANALLFSKLKELTQVNLPAENIHRIRGEDEPKAEAERFAKEMADVIPTENGTPVFDWILLGVGADGHTASLFPDATNYQDENLSVLASHPESGQIRVSKTAKVLEAAKRISYLVLGAGKVEIVKEIHTTPASELPYPAAKIQSKTGETEWFLDSNAASAIA; encoded by the coding sequence ATGATCAATCACAAGATCTTTGCAACGCCTGAACTGGTTGTTGAAAACCTAGCAAATGAAATGAAAGCATACAGCGAGCAGGGCAAACCTGTTCACATTTCACTGTCTGGTGGCAGCACGCCAAAAATGCTTTTCAAGCTTTTAGCACAGGCGCCTTACGCTGAAGGTATTCAATGGAATAACCTTCACTTCTGGTGGGGCGACGAACGTTGCGTTGCACCAGACGATGCTGAAAGCAATTTCGGTGAAGCAAACGCGCTCTTATTTTCAAAACTAAAAGAGTTGACTCAAGTAAACCTTCCTGCTGAAAACATCCACCGCATCCGTGGTGAAGATGAACCTAAAGCAGAAGCAGAGCGTTTCGCAAAAGAGATGGCAGACGTAATCCCAACAGAAAATGGCACGCCAGTTTTCGATTGGATTCTGCTAGGTGTTGGCGCAGATGGCCACACAGCTTCACTATTCCCGGATGCAACCAACTACCAAGATGAGAACCTGTCGGTACTGGCTTCTCATCCTGAGTCTGGTCAAATCCGTGTTTCTAAAACAGCGAAAGTTTTAGAAGCAGCAAAACGAATCAGCTACCTAGTACTAGGTGCAGGTAAAGTTGAGATCGTTAAAGAAATTCATACAACTCCTGCTTCAGAGCTGCCTTACCCGGCAGCGAAAATCCAGTCTAAAACTGGCGAAACAGAGTGGTTCCTAGATTCAAATGCAGCAAGTGCTATCGCATAA